One genomic region from Salvelinus fontinalis isolate EN_2023a chromosome 18, ASM2944872v1, whole genome shotgun sequence encodes:
- the LOC129815997 gene encoding transcription factor 15-like: MASTMLRPVATYPFSSYPPDFNMMSDDEGNRSESDGSSDQSYGCCVSSEKTCRQISRVVGVGGVVVVKQRNTANARERDRTQSVNTAFTALRTLIPTEPVDRKLSKIETLRLASSYISHLANILVLGDGCEDGQPCLSAVYRVQGDGEGKQPRTICTFCLSNQRKRGKDGRGCLKMHATRALRMNRR; encoded by the exons ATGGCCTCTACCATGCTTCGGCCGGTGGCAACTTACCCCTTCTCCTCATATCCTCCTGACTTCAACATGATGTCGGACGACGAGGGGAACCGCAGCGAGAGCGACGGCAGCTCGGACCAGAGCTATGGATGCTGTGTCTCTTCAGAGAAGACTTGTCGGCAGATTTCCCGCGTGGTGGGAGTCGGTGGGGTTGTTGTGGTCAAACAGCGCAACACAGCCAACGCCAGGGAGCGAGACCGGACCCAAAGCGTCAACACCGCCTTCACCGCGCTCCGGACACTCATACCCACGGAGCCGGTGGACAGAAAGCTCTCCAAAATTGAAACGCTCCGGTTGGCGTCCAGCTACATCTCGCATTTGGCCAACATTCTTGTCCTTGGGGACGGGTGCGAGGATGGGCAGCCGTGCTTGAGTGCAGTGTATCGCGTGCAAGGAGATGGCGAGGGGAAGCAACCCAGAACAATCTGCACCTTTTGCTTGAGCAACCAGCGGAAAAGG gGGAAAGATGGTCGGGGTTGTCTGAAAATGCATGCAACCCGTGCACTACGAATGAACCGAAGATAG